One segment of Variovorax sp. PAMC28562 DNA contains the following:
- a CDS encoding DEAD/DEAH box helicase produces the protein MNFDDLKLAPAILKAVHEHGYDTPTPIQAQAIPVVLDGHDLLGGAQTGTGKTAAFTLPMLHKLTLSASGTNKFGGTAIRALVLTPTRELAAQVEESVRTYGKYLDLESTVIFGGVGMNPQISKLKKGVDILVATPGRLLDLQQQGMLDLSQVQILVLDEADRMLDMGFIHDVKKILALVPKDKQSLLFSATFSDEIRDLAATLLKNPQSVQVTPANTTVQRITQTIHPVGRGKKKALLAHVINEHNWSQVLVFTRTKFGANSVAEFLTKNGIQAMALHGNKSQSARTQALAGFKSGDIRALVATDIAARGIDIDELPHVVNFEIPNVSEDYVHRIGRTGRAGSSGEAVSFVCLDEEGFMQEIERFTKQQIPVKIVEGFGPEEGERAEPIAMGRQTIWGGAGRPPSRDVMQAAAKAARTEMLSRIRENKAGQGGERSGGGGGGNGGGGGGQRRGGGGGGGQGQGQGRNANGGGQGPRGPGGRAPQGQGRGPQGPARAPHHAPFAPREPREAREPQGSLDERQPRHHGNSHSPTQANQVAHQRAESITSGVEGQPDPLRTSVDHMGAGRGRGGRSGGGGGGGGYGGNRSGGGGRSGGGGGYGGGGGGGGGRSFGR, from the coding sequence ATGAATTTTGATGATCTGAAGTTGGCTCCTGCCATCTTGAAAGCTGTGCACGAGCATGGCTACGACACCCCGACCCCCATCCAGGCGCAAGCCATTCCCGTGGTACTCGACGGGCACGACCTGCTCGGCGGTGCCCAGACCGGCACCGGCAAAACGGCGGCCTTCACGCTGCCGATGCTGCACAAGCTCACCTTGAGCGCCAGCGGCACCAACAAGTTCGGTGGCACCGCCATCCGCGCGCTGGTGCTGACCCCGACGCGTGAACTCGCGGCCCAGGTCGAGGAGTCCGTTCGCACCTACGGCAAGTACCTCGATCTCGAATCGACGGTGATCTTCGGCGGTGTCGGCATGAACCCGCAAATCAGCAAGCTGAAAAAGGGTGTCGACATTCTGGTCGCCACGCCGGGCCGCCTGCTCGACCTGCAGCAGCAAGGCATGCTCGACCTGTCGCAAGTGCAGATCCTGGTACTCGACGAAGCCGACCGCATGCTCGACATGGGCTTCATCCACGACGTGAAGAAGATCCTCGCACTGGTGCCCAAAGACAAGCAGAGCCTGCTGTTCTCGGCCACCTTCAGCGATGAAATTCGCGACCTCGCCGCCACGCTGCTGAAGAACCCGCAAAGTGTTCAGGTGACGCCGGCCAACACGACCGTGCAACGCATCACGCAGACCATTCACCCGGTCGGCCGCGGCAAGAAGAAGGCGCTGCTCGCGCACGTGATCAACGAGCACAACTGGAGCCAGGTGCTGGTGTTCACCCGCACCAAGTTCGGTGCCAACAGCGTGGCCGAGTTCCTGACCAAGAACGGCATCCAGGCGATGGCGTTGCACGGCAACAAGAGCCAGAGCGCGCGCACGCAAGCGCTGGCCGGGTTCAAGAGCGGTGACATCCGCGCGCTGGTGGCGACCGACATCGCAGCACGCGGCATCGACATCGACGAGTTGCCGCACGTCGTCAACTTCGAAATCCCGAACGTCAGCGAAGACTACGTACACCGCATCGGCCGCACTGGCCGTGCCGGTTCGAGCGGCGAGGCAGTGAGCTTCGTGTGCCTGGACGAAGAAGGTTTCATGCAGGAGATCGAGCGCTTCACCAAGCAGCAGATTCCGGTGAAGATCGTCGAAGGCTTCGGCCCCGAAGAAGGCGAACGCGCCGAGCCGATCGCCATGGGTCGCCAGACGATCTGGGGCGGTGCCGGTCGTCCGCCGAGCCGTGATGTGATGCAGGCTGCGGCCAAGGCCGCACGTACCGAAATGCTCAGCCGTATTCGCGAGAACAAGGCCGGCCAGGGCGGTGAGCGCTCGGGCGGTGGTGGCGGTGGAAATGGCGGCGGTGGTGGCGGTCAACGTCGCGGCGGTGGCGGCGGCGGTGGCCAGGGCCAAGGCCAGGGCCGCAATGCCAACGGCGGTGGCCAGGGTCCACGTGGCCCGGGTGGTCGCGCACCGCAAGGTCAAGGTCGCGGCCCGCAAGGCCCGGCACGTGCGCCGCATCACGCGCCATTCGCGCCGCGTGAACCTCGCGAAGCACGTGAGCCACAGGGCTCGCTCGATGAGCGCCAGCCGCGTCATCACGGCAACAGCCACAGCCCGACCCAGGCCAATCAGGTAGCGCATCAGCGCGCCGAGTCGATCACGAGCGGCGTCGAGGGTCAACCGGATCCGTTGCGCACGAGCGTCGACCACATGGGCGCCGGTCGCGGACGCGGCGGCCGATCTGGTGGCGGTGGTGGCGGTGGCGGCTACGGCGGCAACCGTTCGGGCGGCGGTGGTCGTTCGGGCGGCGGCGGAGGCTACGGTGGCGGTGGTGGCGGCGGCGGTGGCCGTTCGTTCGGCCGCTGA
- the ettA gene encoding energy-dependent translational throttle protein EttA produces the protein MAQYVYSMNRVSKTVPPKRQLLKDISLSFFPGAKIGVLGLNGSGKSTLLKIMAGVDKEYEGEALPMPGLTIGYLEQEPKLNNEHTVRQSVEESMGAVFAAKARLEEVYVAYGAEDADFDALATEQAQLEAVIATAGTDSEHQLEIAADALRLPPWDATIGLLSGGEKRRVALCRLLLSKPDMLLLDEPTNHLDAESVEWLEVFLKRFVGTVVAITHDRYFLDNAAEWILEMDRGRGIPWKGNYSTWLEQKGERLAQEQKGEEAHAKALKKELEWSRQNPKARQAKSKSRLARFEELSDMEYQKRNETQEIFIPVAERLGQQVFEFHNVSKSFGDRMLIDDLSFTVPPGAIVGIIGPNGAGKSTLFKLIAGKEQPDSGQVIIGSTVRAAFVDQHRDELANQKTVWEDISNGLDIINVGKFQMASRAYAGRFNFNGADQQKKVGTLSGGERGRLHLAKTLIAGGNVLMLDEPSNDLDVETLRALEDALLEFAGTVMVISHDRWFLDRIATHILAAEGDSQWTFFNGNYQEYEADKKRRLGEEGAKPKRMRYKALK, from the coding sequence ATGGCCCAATACGTCTATTCGATGAACCGTGTCAGCAAGACGGTGCCGCCCAAGCGGCAGCTCTTGAAAGACATTTCACTCTCGTTTTTCCCCGGCGCCAAGATTGGCGTGCTCGGCCTCAATGGCTCGGGCAAATCGACCCTGCTCAAGATCATGGCCGGCGTCGACAAGGAGTACGAGGGCGAGGCACTGCCCATGCCGGGCCTGACGATCGGCTACCTCGAGCAGGAACCCAAGCTCAACAACGAGCACACGGTGCGCCAGTCGGTCGAAGAATCCATGGGCGCCGTGTTTGCGGCCAAGGCGCGTCTCGAAGAGGTCTACGTCGCTTATGGCGCCGAAGACGCCGACTTCGACGCGCTGGCGACCGAGCAAGCCCAGCTCGAAGCCGTCATCGCCACTGCCGGTACTGACTCTGAGCACCAATTGGAGATTGCTGCCGACGCGCTGCGCCTGCCGCCCTGGGATGCGACGATCGGCTTGCTCTCGGGCGGCGAAAAGCGCCGCGTTGCGCTGTGCCGCCTGCTGCTGTCCAAGCCGGACATGCTGCTGCTCGACGAGCCGACCAACCACCTGGACGCCGAATCGGTCGAGTGGCTGGAAGTGTTTCTCAAGCGTTTCGTCGGCACCGTGGTGGCCATCACCCATGACCGCTACTTCCTGGACAACGCGGCCGAATGGATTCTGGAAATGGACCGCGGTCGCGGCATTCCGTGGAAGGGCAACTACAGCACGTGGCTGGAGCAAAAGGGCGAGCGCCTGGCGCAAGAGCAAAAAGGCGAAGAAGCACACGCCAAGGCGCTAAAGAAAGAATTGGAATGGTCGCGCCAGAACCCCAAGGCGCGCCAGGCCAAGAGCAAATCGCGTCTCGCGCGCTTTGAAGAACTGAGCGACATGGAGTACCAGAAGCGCAACGAGACGCAGGAAATCTTCATTCCTGTGGCGGAGCGGCTCGGTCAGCAGGTGTTCGAATTCCACAACGTCAGCAAGTCCTTCGGTGACCGGATGCTGATCGACGACTTGAGCTTCACCGTTCCACCGGGCGCGATCGTCGGCATCATCGGGCCGAATGGCGCCGGCAAGTCGACGCTGTTCAAGCTGATCGCAGGCAAGGAGCAGCCCGACAGTGGCCAGGTCATCATCGGCTCGACCGTCCGGGCCGCCTTCGTCGACCAGCACCGCGACGAACTTGCGAACCAGAAGACCGTGTGGGAAGACATCTCCAACGGCCTGGACATCATCAACGTCGGCAAGTTCCAGATGGCGAGCCGTGCATATGCCGGTCGCTTCAACTTCAACGGCGCCGACCAGCAAAAGAAAGTCGGCACGCTGTCGGGCGGCGAGCGCGGTCGCCTGCACCTGGCCAAGACACTGATTGCCGGCGGCAACGTGCTGATGCTCGATGAACCGTCGAACGACCTGGACGTGGAAACCTTGCGCGCGCTCGAAGACGCGTTGCTCGAGTTCGCCGGCACAGTCATGGTCATCAGCCATGACCGCTGGTTTCTGGACCGCATCGCCACGCACATCCTCGCGGCCGAAGGCGACAGCCAATGGACTTTCTTCAACGGCAATTACCAGGAGTACGAGGCCGACAAGAAGAGGCGTCTGGGCGAGGAGGGCGCCAAGCCCAAGCGCATGCGCTACAAGGCGCTCAAGTAG
- a CDS encoding PQQ-dependent sugar dehydrogenase, whose amino-acid sequence MAITIAHSWGTLGTALSVCVAACGGGGGGSSAGFAVAGSGTTPAPAPPAASAPAPAPVAAPAPSPAPAPQPGPLKVVEVATGLTAPWSLAFLPDGKMLITQRTGQLRIRNADGTAVNNGADSVSGVPAVDTDGQGGLLDVALDPAFASNRRIYFSFAEKVGTANGTAVARAELDVVNRALSNVIVIYRQDPKVTGSNNHYGSRLVFDRNGYLFVTMGERDIGSQRGFAQDLTRGNGKVVRLTTDGAAAPGNPSFAPTPAQPGIWSYGHRNPQGAAINPATGDLWTAEHGPQGGDEVNLDLPGRNFGWPIISYGQEYGTLTQVGEGTAKAGMEQPVTYWEKSDGSAWVPGTAKSSTAPSNIAFYTGDKLVGWNGNLFVGSLAGTSLWRITLNGNTFVSRERLLADRGERIRDVRQGPDGWLWLLTDNGKLLRLER is encoded by the coding sequence ATGGCAATCACCATTGCGCATTCGTGGGGAACACTGGGTACGGCCCTGTCGGTTTGCGTGGCCGCGTGCGGCGGCGGAGGCGGTGGGAGCAGTGCTGGATTCGCCGTTGCCGGATCAGGCACGACGCCTGCTCCTGCGCCGCCGGCTGCGTCTGCGCCTGCGCCTGCACCGGTGGCAGCGCCTGCACCTTCTCCCGCTCCCGCACCGCAGCCCGGCCCGTTGAAGGTGGTCGAAGTCGCTACTGGTTTGACGGCGCCCTGGAGCTTGGCCTTTTTGCCCGACGGCAAGATGCTCATCACGCAGCGCACCGGCCAGCTGCGCATTCGCAACGCCGATGGCACTGCGGTCAACAACGGCGCCGACAGCGTGAGCGGCGTGCCGGCGGTCGACACCGACGGGCAGGGTGGCTTGCTGGATGTCGCGCTCGACCCGGCCTTTGCAAGCAACCGTCGCATCTACTTCAGCTTTGCCGAAAAAGTCGGTACGGCCAACGGAACGGCGGTGGCCCGTGCCGAACTCGATGTGGTCAATCGCGCGCTGTCGAATGTCATCGTCATCTATCGGCAAGACCCGAAGGTAACCGGCAGCAATAACCACTACGGATCGCGCTTGGTGTTCGATCGCAACGGCTATCTGTTCGTCACGATGGGCGAGCGCGACATCGGCTCGCAACGTGGCTTTGCGCAAGACCTGACCCGGGGCAACGGCAAGGTCGTCCGCCTCACCACCGATGGCGCGGCGGCGCCTGGCAATCCGAGCTTTGCGCCGACGCCGGCGCAGCCCGGCATCTGGAGCTACGGACACCGTAACCCGCAGGGCGCGGCTATCAACCCGGCGACGGGCGATCTGTGGACAGCGGAGCACGGACCGCAGGGCGGCGACGAGGTCAACCTGGACCTCCCGGGCCGCAATTTCGGCTGGCCGATCATCAGCTACGGCCAGGAGTACGGCACCCTGACGCAGGTCGGCGAAGGCACGGCCAAGGCCGGCATGGAGCAGCCAGTGACGTACTGGGAAAAGAGCGATGGCTCGGCGTGGGTGCCCGGCACGGCCAAGTCGTCGACCGCGCCCAGCAACATCGCCTTCTACACCGGGGACAAACTCGTCGGCTGGAACGGCAACCTGTTTGTCGGTTCACTGGCCGGGACGTCGCTCTGGCGCATCACGCTGAACGGCAACACGTTCGTCTCGCGCGAGCGTTTGCTGGCCGATCGCGGCGAGCGCATTCGCGATGTGCGGCAAGGCCCCGATGGCTGGCTCTGGCTCCTCACCGACAACGGCAAGCTGCTGCGGCTGGAACGTTGA
- a CDS encoding TAXI family TRAP transporter solute-binding subunit, with protein MPKTFKLILLSIRDLIVSAGPVVFIVIAALVAAYWYLDPQPPKHVTLATGPAGSAYAEFGKRYASALKANGITVDLKTTNGAADNLQLLRNGEADVGFVRGGAADAGADEDAGLTSLGSLFYEPLWLFYRTDAAQKIDRKTSTLTSLAQLRGLRVNVDKAGSGVPDIMDKLLKANHIDETTMQLSNLEPAPATEALQAGMLDAIVLASAPQSPLVQRLLRAPGIQLMDFGQSDAYARRFPFLSAVTLPRGVVDLASDLPPHDVSLVAATTSLISREHTHPALRQLFAESAQSIHGGAGWFNRARDFPNTKTSELPVSPEGDRAINGTPPFWQRYLPFWASNLVERMWLVLGGLVVLMLPLSKIVPPLYQFRVRSRVFRWYARLREIETKVDAHKGDRDGLLDELDELDRVTHRITVPLSYTDELYALRNNIYAVRKRLLATWPRSSPKASTATVPSA; from the coding sequence ATGCCCAAGACATTCAAGCTGATCCTGCTTTCCATCCGCGACCTGATCGTGTCGGCCGGCCCGGTCGTCTTCATCGTGATCGCAGCGCTGGTCGCCGCGTATTGGTACCTCGACCCACAGCCACCCAAGCACGTGACGTTGGCGACCGGCCCGGCCGGCAGCGCGTACGCCGAGTTCGGCAAGCGCTATGCCAGCGCACTCAAAGCCAACGGCATCACCGTCGACCTGAAGACCACGAACGGCGCAGCGGACAACCTGCAGTTGCTGCGCAATGGCGAAGCCGACGTGGGCTTCGTGCGAGGTGGCGCCGCCGATGCGGGCGCTGACGAAGACGCCGGCCTGACCTCGCTCGGCAGTCTGTTCTATGAGCCGCTCTGGCTCTTCTATCGAACCGATGCCGCGCAAAAGATCGATCGCAAGACCAGCACGTTGACCTCGCTCGCGCAGTTGCGCGGCCTCCGCGTGAACGTCGACAAGGCCGGCAGCGGCGTGCCCGACATCATGGACAAGCTGCTGAAGGCCAACCACATCGACGAGACGACGATGCAGTTGTCCAACCTCGAACCGGCACCCGCCACCGAGGCGTTGCAGGCCGGCATGCTCGACGCCATCGTGCTCGCGTCGGCGCCGCAATCGCCGCTGGTGCAGCGCTTGTTGCGCGCACCCGGCATTCAGTTGATGGACTTTGGCCAGAGCGATGCGTATGCACGGCGCTTTCCGTTCCTATCCGCCGTGACGTTGCCGCGCGGCGTGGTCGACCTGGCATCGGACTTGCCGCCACACGACGTGTCGTTGGTCGCGGCGACCACTTCGTTGATCTCGCGGGAGCACACGCATCCGGCCTTGCGTCAGCTGTTCGCTGAAAGCGCGCAATCGATTCATGGCGGCGCTGGCTGGTTCAACCGGGCGCGCGATTTTCCGAACACCAAGACCAGCGAGTTGCCGGTAAGCCCCGAAGGCGATCGCGCCATCAACGGCACGCCACCATTCTGGCAACGCTACCTGCCCTTCTGGGCCAGCAACCTGGTCGAGCGCATGTGGCTGGTGCTCGGCGGCCTGGTCGTGCTGATGCTCCCCTTGAGCAAGATCGTGCCGCCGCTCTACCAGTTCCGGGTACGAAGCCGGGTGTTCCGCTGGTATGCGCGCCTGCGCGAGATCGAGACCAAGGTCGATGCGCACAAGGGCGACCGCGACGGCTTGCTCGATGAACTCGACGAACTCGATCGGGTGACGCACCGCATCACCGTGCCACTCTCATACACCGACGAGCTCTATGCTCTGCGGAACAACATCTATGCGGTGAGAAAGCGGCTGCTTGCGACCTGGCCGCGCAGTTCGCCGAAGGCATCGACAGCAACGGTGCCGAGCGCTTAG
- a CDS encoding P1 family peptidase, whose product MSFQSSSPPRVSGTVAPAAASSASPPSAPSDGAITDVAGIEVGHFSDSRRPTGCTVIIARDGAVGGVDVRGAAPGTRETDLLAPGNFVQQVHAVMLAGGSAWGLAAADGAMRYLEEQGVGLDVRFGTLPIVPAAVLFDLPMGDARIRPDAESGYAACVAASRAAPAEGNVGAGSGALVGKLFGVDRAMKGGIGTASVTVNGVTVGALIAVNSLGDVLDPDTAQVVAGARTADGKSLLDTRRALLRGEMPKPLLAGTNTTIGVIATDAVLTKVQANRLANVAHDGLARAINPVHTMSDGDTLFVLATGRVALADDAPGMTVLGTMAAEVVARATLRAVRAARSVKTDKLDIPSASDLMRSGHSPVTRN is encoded by the coding sequence ATGTCTTTCCAGTCGTCGTCCCCGCCCCGTGTTTCCGGCACCGTCGCGCCCGCCGCGGCTTCGTCTGCATCACCACCGTCGGCACCGTCCGACGGCGCCATCACCGACGTCGCCGGCATCGAAGTCGGTCACTTCTCTGACTCGCGCCGGCCTACCGGCTGCACCGTGATCATCGCGCGCGACGGCGCGGTCGGCGGTGTCGACGTGCGAGGTGCCGCCCCCGGCACGCGCGAAACCGACCTGCTCGCTCCCGGCAATTTCGTGCAGCAAGTGCACGCGGTGATGCTGGCCGGTGGCAGTGCGTGGGGGCTGGCCGCAGCGGATGGCGCCATGCGCTATCTCGAAGAACAAGGCGTCGGCCTCGACGTGCGCTTCGGCACCTTGCCGATCGTGCCGGCGGCCGTGCTGTTCGATCTGCCGATGGGCGATGCGCGCATTCGCCCCGATGCCGAGTCGGGCTACGCGGCCTGCGTCGCTGCGTCCCGCGCCGCACCCGCGGAAGGCAATGTCGGCGCGGGCAGCGGTGCGCTGGTCGGCAAACTTTTCGGCGTCGACCGCGCCATGAAGGGCGGCATCGGCACGGCCTCGGTCACGGTCAATGGCGTGACGGTGGGGGCGCTGATCGCGGTGAACTCACTGGGCGACGTGCTCGATCCGGACACGGCGCAAGTCGTTGCCGGCGCGCGCACCGCGGACGGCAAGTCACTGCTCGACACGCGCCGCGCTTTACTGCGCGGTGAAATGCCCAAACCCTTGCTGGCCGGCACCAACACCACCATCGGCGTGATCGCCACCGATGCGGTGCTGACCAAGGTGCAGGCGAATCGCCTGGCCAACGTGGCGCACGACGGCCTGGCCCGCGCCATCAATCCTGTCCATACGATGAGCGACGGCGACACGCTGTTCGTGCTGGCCACCGGCCGCGTCGCGCTGGCCGACGACGCACCCGGCATGACGGTGCTCGGCACCATGGCGGCCGAGGTCGTGGCGCGCGCAACCTTGCGCGCGGTGCGGGCAGCGCGATCGGTCAAGACGGACAAACTCGACATTCCTTCTGCGAGCGACCTGATGCGGTCTGGGCACTCGCCAGTGACACGCAACTGA
- a CDS encoding FGGY-family carbohydrate kinase: MKHPTRTAPDGYVIGVDVGTGSARAGLFDLAGRMLASAKQDIALFQAPGSIVEQSSNEIWAAVCTSVRSAVAQSGVSFDRVVGIGFDATCSLVVLGQGGKPLPVGPSDDPERNIIVWMDHRAVAQADRINAIGHDVLKYVGGRISPEMETPKLLWLLENKPAVFADAWQFMDLTDFLTWRASGDLSRSTCTVTCKWTYLAHEDRWDASYFRTIGLDVLADEAFERIGNKVVAPGTALGSGLTPAAARELGLPTGTPVGAGVIDAHAGGIGTVGVDGDPFSALAYVFGTSSCTMTSTRAPVFVPGVWGPYYSAMVPHTWLNEGGQSVAGAAIEQLLSMHPLAPEARQQAQAAGQSLATMLADIAAQKTCSLSDAARLADGLHVVPEFLGNRAPMADPHARAVIVGLGMANDMDSLIALYIAGICGIAYGLRQIIEAQTAAGAPIERIMISGGAGRLDLVRQLIADATGKAVVATDAEEPVLLGAAMLGSVAARAFDDVGAAMAGMSQTGRTFRPDTGAIAELHLARFHAFEQLQALARELRQRPDKVDAQTTVVAIEPAN; encoded by the coding sequence ATGAAGCACCCGACACGCACAGCACCGGACGGATACGTCATCGGCGTAGACGTGGGCACCGGTAGCGCCCGGGCCGGCCTCTTCGACCTCGCGGGTCGCATGCTGGCATCCGCCAAGCAAGACATCGCTTTGTTTCAGGCACCGGGTTCGATCGTCGAACAGTCGAGCAACGAGATCTGGGCTGCCGTGTGCACGTCGGTCCGGAGCGCTGTGGCGCAGTCGGGCGTGTCGTTCGACCGGGTGGTCGGGATCGGCTTCGACGCCACGTGCTCGCTGGTCGTCCTCGGCCAAGGCGGCAAGCCGTTGCCGGTCGGTCCGAGCGACGACCCGGAGCGCAACATCATCGTCTGGATGGACCATCGCGCCGTGGCGCAGGCCGATCGGATCAATGCCATTGGCCACGATGTGCTCAAGTACGTCGGCGGCCGGATCTCTCCAGAGATGGAGACGCCGAAGCTGCTCTGGCTGCTGGAGAACAAACCCGCCGTCTTCGCCGACGCGTGGCAGTTCATGGACCTGACCGATTTCCTGACCTGGCGCGCGAGCGGCGACCTGTCACGGTCCACTTGCACGGTCACCTGCAAATGGACCTACCTGGCCCATGAAGACCGCTGGGACGCGAGTTACTTCCGCACCATCGGCCTGGACGTGCTGGCCGACGAGGCCTTCGAGCGGATCGGCAACAAAGTCGTCGCACCAGGCACGGCGCTGGGCAGCGGATTGACGCCGGCCGCGGCCAGGGAGCTCGGCTTGCCAACTGGAACGCCGGTCGGCGCTGGCGTCATCGACGCGCATGCTGGCGGCATCGGCACCGTGGGGGTCGACGGCGATCCTTTCTCTGCGCTGGCCTATGTCTTCGGCACCTCCTCATGCACCATGACCAGCACCCGTGCGCCGGTGTTCGTGCCGGGCGTCTGGGGGCCCTATTACTCGGCGATGGTGCCGCACACCTGGCTGAACGAAGGCGGCCAGTCGGTGGCCGGTGCTGCGATCGAACAGTTGTTGTCGATGCATCCGCTGGCGCCCGAAGCACGACAGCAGGCGCAAGCCGCGGGCCAGTCTCTGGCGACGATGCTGGCCGATATCGCCGCACAAAAGACCTGCAGTCTGTCCGACGCAGCGCGCCTGGCGGACGGTCTTCATGTCGTGCCGGAATTCCTCGGCAACCGGGCGCCGATGGCCGATCCGCATGCAAGGGCAGTGATCGTGGGTCTGGGCATGGCCAACGACATGGACAGCCTCATCGCGCTGTACATCGCGGGCATCTGCGGCATCGCCTACGGGCTGCGCCAGATCATCGAGGCACAGACCGCTGCCGGCGCTCCGATCGAGCGGATCATGATCAGCGGCGGTGCGGGGCGGCTTGATCTGGTGCGACAACTCATCGCGGACGCGACCGGCAAGGCCGTGGTCGCCACCGATGCCGAAGAGCCGGTGCTGCTGGGTGCCGCGATGCTGGGCAGCGTGGCGGCCCGTGCCTTCGACGATGTCGGCGCCGCCATGGCCGGCATGTCGCAAACAGGAAGGACTTTCCGCCCCGACACCGGCGCCATCGCCGAACTGCACCTGGCGCGCTTTCACGCCTTCGAGCAATTGCAAGCTCTGGCACGAGAGCTTCGGCAAAGACCTGACAAGGTCGACGCCCAGACCACCGTCGTCGCAATCGAGCCCGCAAACTGA
- a CDS encoding SDR family oxidoreductase, with translation MNESFKGRVAAITGAASGIGLECARALVDAGARVVLIDRDGDKLAQVCKALGPEALALTVDLLKPEENSSMLPRILALAGGLHIFHANAGAYVGGDVVEGHPDEWDRVLNLNVNAAFRSVHAVLPHLVAQKSGDIIFTSSIAGIVPVAWEPIYTASKFAVQAFVHTTRRQLSKHGVRVGAVAPGPVVTALLDDWPKAKMDEALASGSLMQPKEVADCVMFMLTRPRNVTIRDIVVLPNSVDL, from the coding sequence ATGAACGAATCTTTCAAGGGTCGCGTTGCGGCCATCACCGGCGCGGCATCGGGCATCGGCCTGGAATGCGCACGCGCGCTGGTCGACGCCGGTGCCAGGGTCGTGCTCATCGACCGCGACGGCGACAAGCTGGCGCAAGTCTGCAAGGCGCTGGGGCCCGAAGCCCTGGCGCTGACAGTCGATCTGCTCAAGCCCGAAGAAAACTCGTCGATGTTGCCCAGGATCCTCGCGCTGGCGGGCGGCCTGCACATCTTCCATGCCAACGCCGGCGCCTATGTCGGCGGCGATGTCGTCGAAGGTCATCCCGACGAATGGGATCGCGTGCTCAACCTGAACGTGAACGCAGCGTTCCGATCGGTCCACGCCGTGCTGCCGCACCTGGTGGCGCAAAAGTCGGGCGACATCATCTTTACCAGTTCGATCGCCGGCATCGTCCCGGTTGCCTGGGAGCCGATCTACACCGCGTCCAAGTTCGCGGTGCAGGCGTTCGTGCACACCACGCGGCGGCAGCTTTCCAAGCATGGCGTGCGGGTCGGCGCGGTCGCACCCGGTCCGGTGGTGACCGCGCTGCTCGACGACTGGCCCAAGGCCAAGATGGACGAGGCATTGGCCTCCGGCAGCCTGATGCAGCCGAAAGAGGTCGCCGACTGCGTGATGTTCATGCTCACGCGACCGCGCAACGTGACGATCCGCGACATCGTCGTCCTGCCCAACAGCGTCGATCTTTGA